One genomic region from Uloborus diversus isolate 005 chromosome 2, Udiv.v.3.1, whole genome shotgun sequence encodes:
- the LOC129216744 gene encoding uncharacterized protein LOC129216744, whose translation MFEYERVKSTISACTKKIHGQDGMIEDVHLYLRNLRGSAAYWRGALNELVAQIKCLGPPTYFVTFSCNDLHWTDMKKALLIVDDRSDEDPNDLDIISTQRLIEQYPVIVSRHFMVRVNALMKLILRNNKILGGKVNDFWWRVEFQNRGSPHLHMIIWIENHPSFETPEGILKLDEVLTCELPPVDDELYEIVKKCQIHHHTHTCEKNNSDTCRFNFPRKVCTETRIIAHTSDEFIQLVDNMRQQGDMLFVDLLNALRIGELSAQHMAVLLERESSDMDGEFSIERALRIYPTNKQVDEHNNRVLQYFRSKNTSIYKIRAQDQLIDATKKLNENTSIDSIISKDINKTGGLPRELEIFVGTKVMLRANIDVTKGLFNGAIGFVKEIVWPYFRRAQVYAEDIPSVLINFGKDGIHKIEPKSIQFPALYSYGTAERRMLPLILSWASTVHKMQGSTVDYAVVYLGNKLFAEGQAYVSLSRVRSLAGLRIEELDCTKLTGKKPCNNDALVEMERMRRYSENDERIRNSTVKNA comes from the exons ATGTTCGAATATGAACGAGTTAAATCTACCATATCTGCttgtactaaaaaaattcatgGACAAGATGGCATGATCGAAGACGttcatttgtatttaagaaattTGAGAGGTTCTGCAGCCTATTGGAGAGGGGCTTTAAATGAACTCGTAGCCCAGATTAAATGTCTGGGGCCACCAACTTACTTTGTCACCTTCAGCTGTAATGATTTGCATTGGACTGACATGAAAAAGGCGTTGTTGATTGTCGACGATCGCTCCGACGAAGATCCAAATGACTTGGACATTATATCGACACAGCGCCTTATAGAACAATATCCAGTGATTGTTAGTCGTCATTTTATGGTCAGAGTAAATGCTCTCATGAAGTTAATCCTCCGCAACAATAAAATCTTGGGTGGCAAAGTAAATGACTTCTGGTGGCGCGTTGAGTTCCAAAATCGTGGCAGTCCCCATCTGCACATGATTATTTGGATTGAAAATCATCCTTCGTTCGAAACACCTGAAGGAATCCTAAAACTTGACGAAGTTCTGACCTGTGAGTTACCCCCCGTTGACGATGAACTTTATGAGATCGTCAAAAAGTGCCAAATACATCATCATACGCATACGTGTGAGAAAAATAACTCTGATACCTGCCGATTCAACTTTCCCAGAAAAGTTTGCACTGAAACACGCATCATCGCTCATACATCAGATGAGTTCATTC AATTGGTGGACAATATGAGACAGCAAGGAGACATGTTGTTCGTTGACCTCTTAAATGCTCTTAGAATTGGTGAACTCTCGGCACAGCATATGGCTGTTTTACTTGAGAGAGAAAGTTCTGATATGGATGGAGAGTTTTCCATTGAAAGAGCCTTAAGAATCTACCCAACTAACAAGCAGGTAGATGAACATAACAATCGAGTTCTCCAGTATTTCAGGAGCAAAAATACTAGTATCTACAAAATTCGTGCCCAAGATCAACTAATCGATGCAACAAAAAAACTCAACGAAAATACAAGTATCGATAGCATCATTTCAAAAGACATTAACAAGACCGGAGGTTTACCGCGAGAATTAGAAATTTTCGTAGGAACTAAGGTTATGTTAAGAGCCAATATTGACGTCACCAAAGGTCTTTTTAATGGAGCTATAGGATTTGTAAAAGAGATTGTTTGGCCATATTTTCGCAGAGCTCAAGTGTATGCCGAGGacataccatctgttctcatcAATTTCGGTAAAGACGGCATACACAAAATCGAGCCGAAATCCATTCAATTTCCAGCTTTATACAGTTATGGAACTGCTGAAAGGCGAATGTTGCCGTTGATTTTGTCGTGGGCTTCAACTGTACATAAAATGCAGGGAAGTACTGTGGACTATGCAGTTGTCTATCTTGGAAATAAACTATTTGCTGAAGGACAAGCGTACGTAAGCTTGAGCAGAGTAAGATCTCTTGCTGGACTCCGGATTGAAGAGCTCGACTGCACAAAATTAACTGGCAAGAAGCCTTGCAATAATGATGCTCTTGTGGAAATGGAGAGAATGCGGAGGTACagtgaaaatgatgaaagaataCGAAATAGTACTGtcaaaaatgcttga